One Pantoea eucalypti genomic region harbors:
- the aceF gene encoding pyruvate dehydrogenase complex dihydrolipoyllysine-residue acetyltransferase, with translation MAIEIKVPDIGSDEVEVTEILVKVGDKVEAEQSLITVEGDKASMEVPSPQAGVVKEIKISTGDKVETGSLIMMFDAEGAAEAAPAAAEEKKADAAPAPAAAAATASKEVAVPDIGGDEVEVTEILVKVGDKVEAEQSLIVVEGDKASMEVPAPFAGVVKAITIATGDKVSTGSAIMVFEAEGAAPASDAKPEVKEEAASAPAAAAGAKDVNVPDIGGDEVEVTEILVKVGDKVEAEQSLIVVEGDKASMEVPAPFAGIVKELKVATGDKVSTGSLIMVFEVEGAAPAAPAAAKQEAAPAPAAKSEAKAAAAPAAAKAESKGEFAENDAYVHATPVIRRLAREFGVNLAKVKGTGRKGRILKEDVQTYVKEAVKRAEAAPAAASGGGLPGMLPWPKVDFSKFGEIEEVELGRIQKISGANLSRNWVMIPHVTHFDKTDITDLEAFRKQQNAEAEKRKLDVKYTPVVFIMKAVAAALEQMPRFNSSLSEDAQKLTLKKYINIGVAVDTPNGLVVPVFKDVNKKGITELSRELMAISKKARDGKLTAGDMQGGCFTISSLGGLGTTHFAPIVNAPEVAILGVSKSAMEPVWNGKEFTPRLMMPISLSFDHRVIDGADGARFITIIGNMLSDIRRLVM, from the coding sequence ATGGCTATCGAAATTAAGGTACCGGATATCGGGTCTGACGAAGTTGAAGTCACCGAGATTCTGGTGAAAGTTGGCGACAAGGTGGAAGCCGAGCAGTCGCTGATCACCGTGGAAGGCGACAAAGCCTCAATGGAAGTGCCGTCGCCACAGGCTGGCGTAGTCAAAGAGATTAAAATCTCTACCGGTGACAAAGTTGAGACCGGTTCGCTGATCATGATGTTTGATGCTGAAGGCGCTGCGGAAGCAGCCCCTGCCGCCGCCGAAGAGAAGAAAGCGGATGCGGCGCCTGCGCCAGCCGCTGCTGCGGCCACTGCCAGCAAAGAAGTGGCTGTGCCGGATATCGGCGGTGACGAAGTCGAAGTCACTGAGATTCTGGTTAAGGTTGGCGACAAAGTCGAAGCCGAGCAGTCACTGATTGTCGTCGAAGGTGACAAAGCGTCAATGGAAGTCCCGGCTCCGTTCGCGGGTGTGGTCAAAGCGATCACCATTGCGACCGGCGACAAAGTCAGCACCGGTTCAGCCATCATGGTCTTTGAAGCAGAAGGTGCAGCACCGGCCTCTGATGCGAAGCCAGAAGTGAAAGAAGAAGCGGCATCGGCACCTGCCGCGGCTGCGGGCGCAAAAGACGTTAACGTTCCGGATATCGGGGGAGACGAAGTTGAAGTCACCGAGATCCTCGTTAAGGTTGGCGACAAGGTGGAAGCTGAGCAGTCACTGATCGTGGTTGAAGGCGACAAAGCCTCTATGGAAGTGCCGGCACCGTTTGCGGGTATCGTCAAAGAGCTGAAAGTCGCGACGGGCGATAAAGTCAGCACCGGCTCACTGATCATGGTGTTCGAAGTCGAAGGTGCTGCTCCGGCTGCCCCTGCGGCTGCGAAACAGGAAGCCGCACCGGCGCCTGCTGCCAAATCTGAAGCGAAAGCCGCAGCAGCACCTGCCGCCGCTAAAGCAGAAAGCAAAGGTGAGTTCGCAGAGAACGACGCTTACGTTCACGCTACCCCGGTGATTCGTCGCCTGGCGCGCGAGTTCGGTGTTAACCTGGCGAAAGTCAAAGGCACCGGCCGTAAAGGTCGCATTCTGAAAGAAGACGTGCAGACTTACGTGAAAGAGGCTGTGAAACGCGCTGAAGCAGCACCTGCTGCGGCCAGCGGCGGCGGTCTGCCTGGCATGCTGCCATGGCCGAAAGTTGATTTCAGTAAGTTTGGCGAAATCGAAGAAGTCGAACTGGGCCGTATCCAGAAAATTTCTGGCGCGAACCTGAGCCGTAACTGGGTGATGATCCCGCACGTTACGCATTTCGACAAAACTGATATCACCGACCTGGAAGCTTTCCGTAAGCAGCAGAATGCTGAAGCAGAGAAGCGTAAGCTGGATGTGAAGTACACCCCAGTGGTGTTCATCATGAAAGCGGTCGCTGCGGCGCTTGAGCAGATGCCACGCTTCAACAGTTCGCTGTCTGAAGATGCGCAGAAACTGACGCTGAAGAAATATATCAATATCGGTGTGGCGGTTGATACGCCAAATGGCCTGGTTGTTCCGGTCTTTAAAGACGTGAATAAGAAAGGCATTACCGAGCTGTCCCGTGAACTGATGGCGATTTCGAAGAAAGCGCGTGACGGTAAGCTGACAGCGGGCGACATGCAGGGCGGATGCTTCACCATCTCCAGCCTGGGCGGCCTGGGCACTACCCACTTCGCGCCGATCGTTAACGCGCCGGAAGTGGCTATCCTGGGTGTCTCTAAATCGGCGATGGAACCGGTGTGGAACGGTAAAGAGTTTACTCCGCGTCTGATGATGCCGATTTCTCTCTCCTTCGACCACCGCGTGATCGACGGTGCTGATGGTGCGCGATTCATCACCATTATCGGCAATATGCTGTCTGATATTCGCCGTTTAGTTATGTAA